Within the Granulicella sibirica genome, the region CGCGTCCGAAGCCAAAGTCGTTGGTGCCGAGGAAGGTCATCTTGTGGTGGCGGGCCATGCCGGTCAACTCGTTGTGAACCATATGCATGGCCATCTGGATGGCGTGGACGCTGTCCGCTCCGCCCGCCGGGGTGATGTGATCGCGGCCGAGAGCGCTGATGCGGTAGGGGCAGGCCCATCCCTTGCCCTCGACGACGAACGGCTTGCCGAAGGAGACGGTCAGGGTGGCGGTGTGGCCTTCGTGTTCGAGATCGAGGAAGCGCTCCGCGATGGTCTCGAAGGGGATGAGGTCCATGCCGGTCCAGTTCGCGGCCTCCATCGGTTTGACCATCTCGACTGTTCCGGTTACTTCATAGCTTGTGTCGCCCATTGCAAATCCTCCACTAGGTTAGATGTCAGAGGTCGATGAAGTTCTGCAAAACCCGCAGGCCGACCGAGGCTGACTTTTCCGGGTGAAACTGCACGCCCATGACGTTGTCGCGCTCGACGGCCCCGGTGAAGGACCCGCCGTAGGGGGTGGACGCCGCGGTGTCGGGGCTGAGAGGGGCGCGCCAGGAGTGGGTGTAGTAGACGAACTCGCCGGGCTGGATGCCGCGCATGAGCTTTGAATCAGGCTTGAGGTCTTCGAGGGAGTTCCAGCCGACGTGCGGGGCCTTGAGGGGCTCGCCTTCGAAGAGGGCGGGGAAGCGCTCGCACTCGCCGGCGAAGTGTCCGAGGCCGGGCGTTTCGGGCGCTTCGGTCGATCCCTGGTAGAGCCATTGCAGGCCTACGCAGACGCCGAGAAACCAGGCTCCTCGGGCGATGCTCTCGCGCACGGCTTTGGTGATGTGGAGCTCGTTCAGTAGGGACGTGGCCCGGAAGTGGCCTACGCCGGGGAGGACGATCTTCGAGGCGCGGCGAACGACTTCGGGGTCCTGCGTGATCTCGGTCTCGGCGCCTAGATAGGTGAGGGTCTTCACTACGCTGGTGAGGTTGCCCGCCTTGTAGTCGATGACGGCGATCATATCTCCGTCTCCGCGAGGCCGGGACCCTCGAGCGTGAGCATGCTGCGGACGAACTTCCACCCGTCGGGCTCGCGGCAGAGGACGGCCATGTGGCGCATGGCGTACTGGTCGACCGACGACTCGGAGCGAAGGCTTACGGTGAGGAGTTCTCGCGCGTAGAAGACGGCGAGAGTGTTCTCGATGCGAAGGTCTTCTATGACAAAGGACGCCTGGACCGTGCCCTCGTCAAACATGGAACGGAAGAACTCGCCCACAGACGCGATGCCTGTACGCTTGGGCATCTCTCCGGTGATGAGCTCGCAGTCTTCGACGTAGAAGCGCATCATGCCCTCGACATCGCAGCGCGCCATGCATTTGCCGCGAGCGGCGATCATGGCTTCGATCTCATCGCGTGGGGTCATCGGTCTAGAGCAATCCTTTGGTGCTTGGAAGCATCTCGCGCATACGTTCGTCGCGGCTGCAGGCTCCGCGCATGGCGCGGGCGAAGGCTTTGAAGATTGCCTCGATCTTGTGGTGATTGGAACGGCCGTACATCGTTTTTACGTGGACGTTTGCTTTCGCTCCTCGAGCGAAGCCATCGAAGAAGTCGGAGACTAACTCGGTCTGGAAGTCGCCGACGATAGGGACGTTGACCTGGTCGTCGACGACGTAGGCGACGCGCCCGCTGAGGTCGACGGCGGCGACGGCGAGGGTCTCGTCCATGGCCATGACGAAGTAGCCGGCGCGCATGATGCCTTTCTTGTCGCCGAGGGCTTCGAGGAAGGCTTCGCCGAGGGCGATACCGACGTCTTCGACGGTGTGGTGCTGGTCGACGTCGAGGTCGCCCGTGCACTTGAGTTCGAGGTCGAAGCCGCCGTGGCGGGTGAAGAGCTCGAGCATGTGGTCGAAGAATCGGATGCCGGTCGAGACGGTGTAAGAACCCTGGCCGTCGATCGTGAGGGTCAGCGCGATCTGCGTCTCGGTGGTTGCGCGGTTGATGCTTCCTCGACGTATCTCTGGGGCTTCACTCATACTCCCTGACTCCTTCTTCCGGCCCTGCCGGCTTCCTGCCCGCGGGCGCTGTCCAATGAATCTCGGCGAGCGATTCTTTCATAGCTGCGAGTCCACGTGTTACATGATCTTCAATACCGATAGTGATGCGTACGAAGCCGTCGCATCCGGGGTCGGAGGAACGGTCGCGGAGAAGGATACCGCGTGCGCGCATGGCTTCGCACAAGGCCTTGTGTTTGGGGCCGATGTTCATAAGGACGAAGTTCGCGGCGCTTGGCCAATAGGTGACGCCGAGTTCGGTGAGGCCGGCCATCATGCGTTCGCGGCCGGTGCGCACCTGGTCGGTGTACCACGTGAGATAAGCCTGGTCTTCGAGAGCCACGGGAAGGCAGGCGAGCGCGATGCCGTTGATGTTGTAGGGCGAGGCGACCTTCTTGACGTAGGCGATGAGTTGCGCGTCCGCGGCGAGCATACCGATGCGGAGGTTCGCCATGCCGTAAGCCTTCGAGAAGGTGCGGGCGATGACGAGGTTCGGGATCGCCGGCACGTCGCCCATCGCGGTCTCGCCGTGGAAGTGGTAGTAGGCCTCGTCGACCATGACGACGGCTTGAGGCGCGGCCTCGCAGAGGGCCAACACCTGCTCGCGGCTGATGGTCGAACCCGTTGGGTTGTTGGGTGAGGCCACGATGATGAGCTTGGTGCGATCGGTGATGGCGGCCAGGAAGCGATCGAAGGGAAAGGCAAGCGTTTCGTCGGCCTGGACACGGATGAGATGTGGCGTCATCATCTGCACGCTGACGTCGTACATGAAGAAGGACGGGGTTGCGATGATGGCTTCGTCCTCAGCTTCGAGGAACGCCGCGCAGAGGAGGTGAATGGCCTCGTCGACGCCATTGGTAAGGATGACTTCGCTGGGCTGAAGGCTGAAGTGCCGCGCGACGATGTGCTCGACGCCTTCGCGCTCGGGATACTTCGTCAACTCCTCGGCGGTTGTGGCGCGAAGAGCTTCGAGCACGCGGGGCGAGGGGGCAAAGGTGTTCTCGTTGAAGTCGAGACGCAGCGCTGTACGTTCGGCGAGCGGCGGGTGGTACTCAGGCATTGCGAGAACGGCGGCGCGTGGTTTGACGGTTTTGGTTGCGGTGATCATGACTTCCTTCCCATCTTGACGCGAACACTTTCGGCGTGGCCGGTGAGGCCCTCGGCCTCCGCGAGCAGGATGGCGCGTGGGCCGAGTGCATCGAGTCCTTTGCGGGTGTACTCCTGCACGGTGATGACCTTAAGGAAGTCCGAAACGCTCAGGCCACCGCGCACGCGGCCATTGCGGCCTGTGGGAAGAACGTGGTTCGGGCCGGAGACGTAGTCGCCCATGGACTGCGGCGAAAAAGCGCCGACGAAGACCGATCCGGCGTTACGAACCCATGCGAGGTCCTCGGCGGAATCGACAGAAAGATGCTCCGGCGCGAGACGATTGGTGAGGGTTTGCGATACTGTAACTGATTCGGTTACAAAAATAACTCCCTGCGCGGCAATGGACTCTTTCGCGATCTCATTGTCCTTCGCCTGCCGGTTCACCTCGGCGGAGACGGCGTGAGCGAGCTGCTCGTTGCTTGTGATGAGGATGGCGAGTGCTTCAGGATCGTGCTCAGCCTGCGCGACGAGGTCGGCGGCGATGCCCGCAGGATCGCCAAGCTCGCTGGTGACGACGATCTCGGTTGGGCCGGCCGGCATGTCGATGCCGCACTCCTGCGAGACGATCTCCTTGGCGGCGGTGACGTAGAGATTGCCGGGGCCGACGATCTTGTCGACGCGCTCGATGGTCTCGGTACCGTAGGCCATCAGGGCGATTGCCTGGGCTCCGCCGGTGCGGTAGAACTCGGTGACTCCGGCGAGCCATGCGGCGGCCATGGTCTCACGCGCTGGCTTGGGGGAGCAGACCACGATGCGTTGGACGCCGGCCACCTGCGCCGGGGTTACCGTCATGAGTAAAGTAGATGGTAGCGGATAGCGTCCACCCGGAACATAACAGCCTACGGCTCCGATGGCGCGGACGATCTGGCCTGTCTTTACGCCACCCTTGGCGGGCTCAGGCGGAGAGATCGTCCACTCCTTCGGCTTCTGCGCTTCGGCGAAGGCGCGGATATTGGCCCGCGCAACTTGCATGGCTTCGCGAAGGTCTTCGGGAGTGTCGTCCCATGCGGCCTGCATCTCTTCACGCGAGACGAGCAGGGAAATATCCTTGCCTAACTCGTCGAAGCGGACGGCGTACTCGGCGACTGCGGCATCTCCGCCCTGGCGCACATCGGCGAGGATGGTGCGCACGACGGACTCGACCTTGGCGGTGTTGACTGCGCCGCGCTGCTCGAGCCCCTTGATGAGGGCTTCGGCTTTCTTCGCGGATTCTCCAAATGTCTTAACCAGCTTCATCGTGACTCCTGGCCTCCAGCCCCATATGACCGGAGGCCGTCAGGCAGTTACAGGACGACCTTACTCAGTGGATATTCGACGATCCCCGTGGCACCCGCAGCCTTGAGCTTCGGGATGACATCGCGCACAAGGCTTTCCTCAAGGATGGTGTTCAACGCAACCCACTCGGGATCGCTCAATTGGGAGACGGTAGGCGAGTTCAGCGCGGGAAGAACGCCCAGGACGGCATCGAGATTCGCTTTGCCCACGTTGAGCATGAGGCCGAC harbors:
- a CDS encoding DUF6968 family protein, whose amino-acid sequence is MGDTSYEVTGTVEMVKPMEAANWTGMDLIPFETIAERFLDLEHEGHTATLTVSFGKPFVVEGKGWACPYRISALGRDHITPAGGADSVHAIQMAMHMVHNELTGMARHHKMTFLGTNDFGFGRVGGSDAAVAKCPVVGMSVSS
- the hisH gene encoding imidazole glycerol phosphate synthase subunit HisH; translation: MIAVIDYKAGNLTSVVKTLTYLGAETEITQDPEVVRRASKIVLPGVGHFRATSLLNELHITKAVRESIARGAWFLGVCVGLQWLYQGSTEAPETPGLGHFAGECERFPALFEGEPLKAPHVGWNSLEDLKPDSKLMRGIQPGEFVYYTHSWRAPLSPDTAASTPYGGSFTGAVERDNVMGVQFHPEKSASVGLRVLQNFIDL
- a CDS encoding YybH family protein — protein: MTPRDEIEAMIAARGKCMARCDVEGMMRFYVEDCELITGEMPKRTGIASVGEFFRSMFDEGTVQASFVIEDLRIENTLAVFYARELLTVSLRSESSVDQYAMRHMAVLCREPDGWKFVRSMLTLEGPGLAETEI
- the hisB gene encoding imidazoleglycerol-phosphate dehydratase HisB; amino-acid sequence: MSEAPEIRRGSINRATTETQIALTLTIDGQGSYTVSTGIRFFDHMLELFTRHGGFDLELKCTGDLDVDQHHTVEDVGIALGEAFLEALGDKKGIMRAGYFVMAMDETLAVAAVDLSGRVAYVVDDQVNVPIVGDFQTELVSDFFDGFARGAKANVHVKTMYGRSNHHKIEAIFKAFARAMRGACSRDERMREMLPSTKGLL
- the hisC gene encoding histidinol-phosphate transaminase, which encodes MITATKTVKPRAAVLAMPEYHPPLAERTALRLDFNENTFAPSPRVLEALRATTAEELTKYPEREGVEHIVARHFSLQPSEVILTNGVDEAIHLLCAAFLEAEDEAIIATPSFFMYDVSVQMMTPHLIRVQADETLAFPFDRFLAAITDRTKLIIVASPNNPTGSTISREQVLALCEAAPQAVVMVDEAYYHFHGETAMGDVPAIPNLVIARTFSKAYGMANLRIGMLAADAQLIAYVKKVASPYNINGIALACLPVALEDQAYLTWYTDQVRTGRERMMAGLTELGVTYWPSAANFVLMNIGPKHKALCEAMRARGILLRDRSSDPGCDGFVRITIGIEDHVTRGLAAMKESLAEIHWTAPAGRKPAGPEEGVREYE
- the hisD gene encoding histidinol dehydrogenase; its protein translation is MKLVKTFGESAKKAEALIKGLEQRGAVNTAKVESVVRTILADVRQGGDAAVAEYAVRFDELGKDISLLVSREEMQAAWDDTPEDLREAMQVARANIRAFAEAQKPKEWTISPPEPAKGGVKTGQIVRAIGAVGCYVPGGRYPLPSTLLMTVTPAQVAGVQRIVVCSPKPARETMAAAWLAGVTEFYRTGGAQAIALMAYGTETIERVDKIVGPGNLYVTAAKEIVSQECGIDMPAGPTEIVVTSELGDPAGIAADLVAQAEHDPEALAILITSNEQLAHAVSAEVNRQAKDNEIAKESIAAQGVIFVTESVTVSQTLTNRLAPEHLSVDSAEDLAWVRNAGSVFVGAFSPQSMGDYVSGPNHVLPTGRNGRVRGGLSVSDFLKVITVQEYTRKGLDALGPRAILLAEAEGLTGHAESVRVKMGRKS